Proteins found in one Seonamhaeicola sp. S2-3 genomic segment:
- a CDS encoding cytochrome c, whose protein sequence is MKNTFLFLIAIFTVSIINSQNKQETLLQESIERGSEIYNDFCINCHMPNGEGVKNTFPPLAKSDYLIKNREASIRGIKYGQEGEIIVNGITYNNTMAPMGLSDDEIADVMNYITNNWGNKNSKIVTEEEVSKIKK, encoded by the coding sequence ATGAAAAACACTTTCCTTTTTCTAATAGCTATTTTTACCGTATCAATAATTAACTCTCAAAACAAACAAGAAACGCTTCTACAAGAAAGTATAGAACGAGGCAGTGAAATATATAACGATTTTTGTATAAACTGCCATATGCCTAATGGCGAAGGTGTAAAAAACACATTTCCTCCATTAGCAAAATCAGACTATCTCATAAAAAATAGAGAAGCCAGCATTAGGGGCATTAAATATGGGCAAGAAGGTGAAATAATAGTTAACGGAATTACTTACAATAATACAATGGCTCCTATGGGCTTAAGTGATGATGAAATTGCCGATGTTATGAACTATATAACCAACAATTGGGGAAACAAGAATAGTAAAATAGTTACCGAAGAAGAAGTCTCTAAAATTAAAAAATAA
- the udk gene encoding uridine kinase encodes MLIIGIAGGTGCGKTTVVNQILNELPEGEVGVLSQDSYYKDTSHLTYDQRIKINFDHPSSIDFNLLEKHLKELKNNKPIQQPVYSFVKHNRTGDTIITHPRKVMIVEGILILTNPELREMFDIKMFVHADSDERLIRRLKRDIAERGRDLDEVLSRYQNTLKPMHDQFIEPMKEYADIIIPNNKYNTVAIDIVRTIINEKL; translated from the coding sequence ATGCTCATTATAGGAATTGCAGGTGGTACCGGTTGCGGTAAAACCACTGTTGTTAATCAAATTTTAAACGAGTTACCTGAGGGCGAAGTTGGAGTTCTTTCTCAAGACTCCTACTACAAAGACACCTCTCATTTAACTTATGACCAACGTATTAAAATAAATTTTGACCACCCTAGCTCTATAGATTTTAACCTTTTAGAAAAACACCTAAAAGAACTAAAAAACAACAAACCTATACAACAACCCGTATACTCGTTTGTTAAACACAATAGAACTGGTGATACTATAATTACACACCCAAGAAAAGTAATGATAGTAGAAGGCATCTTAATTTTAACAAACCCAGAACTAAGAGAAATGTTCGACATAAAAATGTTTGTGCACGCCGATTCTGATGAGCGTTTAATAAGACGATTAAAACGAGACATAGCAGAACGCGGTAGAGATTTAGACGAGGTTTTATCTAGATATCAAAACACCTTAAAACCCATGCATGATCAGTTTATTGAACCCATGAAAGAATATGCAGATATTATTATTCCAAACAACAAATACAATACTGTAGCCATTGATATTGTACGTACCATAATTAACGAAAAATTGTAA
- a CDS encoding septum formation initiator family protein: MNLFKHKFFKPFKNIFILILVAFAIWMLFFDANSWVIHHELNTEIKDLENEKEYYKKEIEKDNKILKELSTEEGLEKFAREEYYMKRDNEEIFIIEYEDSLKQEE; this comes from the coding sequence ATGAACCTTTTTAAACATAAATTCTTTAAACCATTTAAAAACATTTTCATCCTTATTTTAGTGGCATTTGCCATATGGATGTTGTTTTTTGATGCTAATTCTTGGGTCATTCACCACGAATTAAACACTGAAATTAAAGATTTAGAAAACGAAAAAGAATACTATAAAAAAGAGATTGAAAAAGACAATAAAATTTTAAAAGAACTAAGCACTGAAGAGGGATTAGAAAAGTTTGCTCGCGAAGAATATTACATGAAACGCGATAACGAAGAAATTTTTATAATAGAATACGAAGATAGTTTAAAACAAGAAGAATGA
- a CDS encoding methylmalonyl-CoA mutase subunit beta, translated as MSKTLFKEFDSVSAKQWKQKIQFDLKGADYNDTLVWHTNNDISVKPFYHSDDFKTFPPVSNTKATNWKICETIFVANTEKSNLKSINALNKGADSIKFIIPSKDVSIESLLKNIHLTSTEIHFELQFLSPNFVTELIKTSTEKNFYINVDVIGNLAKTGNWFNNLNDDFLEFKTIVNQTNSLCINASLYQNAGANMVQQLAYTLAHTNEYLNYLKDINKTTNVIFNVSIGSNYFFEIAKLRALRLLWETLASEYQINTNCHIFATPTKRNKTIYDYNTNMLRTTTECMSAILGGANTINNLPYDAIFHKNNEFSDRIARNQLLILKHESYFNKVNNPADGAYYIESLTNQLADKALTLFKNIESNGGFLKQLKVGTVQRKIKEYAAKEQNQFNAGKEILLGSNKHPNPKDKMKGNLELYPFVKTYQRKTLIEPIIEKRLAENLEQQRLKEEN; from the coding sequence ATGAGTAAAACTTTGTTTAAAGAGTTTGATTCAGTTTCAGCTAAACAATGGAAACAAAAAATACAGTTCGATTTAAAAGGAGCTGATTATAATGATACCCTTGTTTGGCACACTAACAATGATATTTCTGTTAAACCATTCTATCATTCTGATGATTTTAAAACGTTCCCTCCGGTTTCAAATACCAAAGCTACCAATTGGAAAATTTGCGAAACTATTTTTGTTGCAAATACAGAAAAATCAAACTTAAAATCAATTAACGCTCTAAACAAAGGCGCAGATAGTATAAAATTTATCATTCCTTCTAAAGATGTTTCAATTGAAAGTTTGTTAAAAAACATCCATTTAACATCTACCGAAATTCATTTTGAATTACAGTTTTTATCCCCAAATTTTGTAACTGAACTTATAAAAACTTCAACAGAAAAAAATTTTTATATCAATGTTGATGTCATAGGAAATCTTGCAAAAACTGGTAATTGGTTTAACAATTTAAATGATGATTTTTTAGAATTTAAAACCATAGTTAACCAAACAAATTCACTGTGTATTAATGCTTCACTATACCAAAATGCTGGAGCAAATATGGTACAACAACTAGCTTATACTCTTGCACATACCAATGAATACTTAAACTATTTAAAAGATATTAATAAAACTACAAATGTAATTTTTAATGTATCTATAGGCTCTAATTACTTTTTTGAAATAGCTAAACTAAGAGCTTTACGCCTACTTTGGGAAACGCTAGCTTCAGAATATCAAATCAATACAAATTGTCATATTTTTGCAACCCCCACTAAACGTAACAAAACAATTTACGATTACAATACCAACATGTTGCGTACCACAACAGAATGCATGAGTGCTATTTTAGGAGGTGCTAATACTATTAATAACTTACCCTATGATGCCATATTTCATAAAAACAATGAATTTAGCGATAGAATAGCCAGAAACCAACTATTAATTTTAAAACATGAAAGCTATTTTAATAAAGTTAATAACCCCGCAGATGGTGCTTACTATATAGAGTCTCTCACAAATCAATTAGCCGATAAAGCTTTAACTTTATTTAAAAATATTGAATCTAATGGTGGTTTTTTAAAACAATTAAAAGTAGGCACTGTTCAAAGAAAAATTAAAGAATATGCCGCCAAAGAACAAAACCAATTTAATGCAGGAAAAGAAATTCTTTTAGGCTCTAATAAACACCCTAACCCTAAAGATAAAATGAAGGGTAATTTAGAGCTTTACCCTTTTGTAAAAACATACCAAAGAAAAACTTTAATTGAACCTATAATAGAAAAACGATTAGCCGAAAATTTAGAACAACAACGTTTAAAAGAAGAAAATTAA
- a CDS encoding sialidase family protein, producing MKFKITLLALIFTAQMFSQKWTSTLPENPEEIFKSAIVYGYLNETIFASGSDGVQYYNNFIYSTDKGATWSSPVPIFTNTSNKEQVAQYLGVKDRMYAAVSSNLGYKYYYSTDNGSTWVLDTDGLPGKYTSLTEPEYKDAFVLAKLSEDYVVAYNAHVYNFAYYKKIGDAKWKPLKTYSNNYYNKHTAFTSIGNAWYALNGYVSSKDEKITKSNDFGATWQPISKTGLPDNFEGGFLVSNNQDKLFYGAGTTDTNSTDVYVSEDDGVTWQLTNAGALGDVEGELNFISNIYANNNDVIVTYYFPGFEDSPRYLYSNTESVLFKQGDITGIDGGGPFTGKCFFDIDGQFYAVFRYILYSENTSSLNIQDFNLENKLILYPNPTTNEIYINSNDSFSWQLYTISGNLLVSGSYKKGVLSASKISLKNLSKGVYLFKTSMGESKKVVVQ from the coding sequence ATGAAATTTAAAATTACACTGCTTGCACTTATTTTTACAGCTCAAATGTTTTCACAAAAATGGACGTCAACATTGCCTGAAAATCCAGAAGAAATATTTAAAAGTGCCATTGTTTATGGTTATTTAAATGAAACAATTTTTGCATCAGGAAGTGATGGTGTGCAGTATTATAACAATTTTATTTATTCAACAGATAAAGGTGCTACGTGGAGTTCTCCTGTGCCAATATTTACAAACACATCAAACAAAGAACAAGTAGCCCAGTATTTAGGAGTAAAAGATAGAATGTATGCTGCTGTAAGTTCAAATTTGGGTTATAAATACTATTATTCAACAGATAACGGAAGTACTTGGGTTTTAGATACCGATGGCTTACCAGGTAAATATACATCTTTAACCGAACCAGAGTATAAAGATGCTTTTGTTTTGGCTAAATTAAGTGAAGATTATGTTGTTGCTTATAATGCTCATGTTTATAATTTTGCTTATTACAAGAAAATTGGTGATGCTAAATGGAAACCTTTGAAAACATATTCAAATAATTACTATAACAAACATACGGCTTTTACTTCAATTGGTAATGCTTGGTATGCATTAAATGGTTATGTAAGTAGCAAGGATGAAAAAATAACAAAGTCAAACGATTTTGGAGCGACTTGGCAACCAATTTCAAAAACGGGACTTCCTGATAATTTTGAAGGTGGTTTTCTAGTATCTAATAATCAAGATAAGTTGTTTTATGGTGCAGGTACAACAGACACAAATTCAACAGATGTTTATGTTTCTGAAGATGACGGTGTTACTTGGCAGTTAACTAATGCAGGGGCTTTAGGAGATGTAGAAGGCGAATTAAATTTTATATCTAATATTTATGCCAATAATAATGATGTTATTGTAACCTATTATTTCCCTGGTTTTGAAGACTCGCCTAGGTATTTATACTCTAATACAGAAAGTGTGCTTTTTAAACAAGGAGATATTACCGGAATAGATGGCGGCGGCCCTTTCACAGGAAAATGTTTTTTTGATATTGATGGGCAATTTTATGCTGTCTTTAGGTATATTTTATATTCAGAAAATACTAGTTCTCTTAATATACAAGACTTTAATTTAGAAAATAAGTTAATACTTTATCCTAATCCAACTACAAATGAAATTTATATTAACTCTAATGATTCCTTTTCATGGCAATTGTACACCATTTCAGGAAATTTATTAGTGTCTGGCAGTTATAAAAAAGGTGTTTTAAGTGCTTCTAAAATAAGTTTAAAAAACTTGAGTAAAGGTGTTTATTTGTTTAAAACTAGTATGGGGGAGAGTAAAAAAGTAGTAGTTCAGTAG
- a CDS encoding ParA family protein gives MGKIIAIANQKGGVGKTTTSINLAASLGVLEKKVLLIDADPQANATSGIGIDVESVEVGTYQLLEHSHSAKEAIIKTDTPNLDIIPAHIDLVAIEIELVDKKSREYMLKKAIQDIKNEYDYVLIDCAPSLGLLTLNALTAANAVIIPIQCEYFALEGLGKLLNTVKSVQKIHNQDLDIEGLLLTMYDARLRLSNQVVEEVQKHFNNMVFQTIIQRNVRLSEAPSYGESIINYDASSKGANNYLSLAKEIINKNS, from the coding sequence ATGGGTAAAATCATTGCTATTGCTAATCAAAAAGGCGGTGTAGGAAAAACAACTACATCTATTAATTTAGCAGCTTCATTAGGAGTACTAGAAAAGAAAGTGTTATTGATAGATGCTGACCCTCAAGCAAATGCAACTTCTGGAATTGGAATTGATGTAGAATCTGTTGAAGTTGGAACCTATCAACTTTTAGAACATTCTCATTCTGCTAAAGAAGCTATTATTAAAACAGACACGCCTAATTTGGATATTATTCCGGCTCATATTGACCTTGTTGCCATTGAAATTGAACTGGTTGATAAAAAATCAAGAGAATATATGCTCAAAAAGGCAATTCAAGACATAAAAAATGAATATGACTATGTTTTAATTGATTGCGCACCATCACTTGGTTTATTAACGCTTAATGCTCTTACTGCTGCCAACGCTGTTATTATACCTATTCAGTGTGAGTATTTTGCATTAGAAGGATTGGGCAAATTATTAAACACTGTTAAAAGTGTACAAAAAATACATAATCAAGATTTAGATATAGAAGGCTTATTACTAACCATGTATGATGCGCGCTTAAGATTATCAAACCAAGTAGTTGAAGAAGTTCAAAAACATTTTAACAACATGGTTTTTCAAACTATTATTCAAAGAAATGTTCGCTTAAGTGAAGCTCCAAGTTATGGTGAAAGCATAATTAATTATGATGCCAGTAGTAAAGGCGCTAATAATTACTTAAGTTTGGCAAAAGAAATTATCAATAAAAATTCCTAA
- a CDS encoding ParB/RepB/Spo0J family partition protein: MAKATKKQALGRGLSALLKDPENDIQSVQDKNADKVIGNIIELDLDFIEVNPFQPRTNFSEESLQELASSIKELGIIQPITVRKLEFNKYQLVSGERRFRASKLIGLETIPAYIRIANDQESLEMALVENIQRQDLDPIEIALSYQRLIDEINLTQEQMSERVGKKRSTITNYLRLLKLDPIIQTGMRDGFISMGHGRALISVEDHKVQLEIYEKVLQNELSVRATETLIRNYNTSKEVKIPSKNNQEETPNYIKKGIGVFSEYFGHKIDVKVSKNGKGKITIPFHSEEDFNRIKKLIQGAK, encoded by the coding sequence ATGGCTAAGGCAACAAAAAAACAGGCTTTAGGTAGAGGTTTATCGGCACTATTAAAAGACCCAGAGAACGATATTCAATCGGTTCAAGATAAAAATGCCGATAAAGTTATAGGTAATATTATTGAACTCGATTTAGATTTTATTGAGGTTAATCCGTTTCAGCCTAGAACTAATTTTAGTGAAGAATCTTTACAAGAATTAGCCTCTTCTATTAAAGAATTAGGTATTATTCAGCCCATAACTGTAAGAAAGTTAGAGTTTAATAAATACCAACTCGTTTCTGGTGAACGCCGTTTTAGAGCTTCAAAATTAATTGGCTTAGAAACCATTCCTGCCTATATAAGAATTGCTAACGACCAAGAATCGTTAGAAATGGCATTGGTAGAAAACATCCAACGTCAAGATTTAGACCCTATTGAGATTGCCTTATCATACCAACGCTTAATTGATGAAATTAACCTTACTCAAGAACAAATGAGTGAGCGTGTTGGTAAAAAACGTTCTACCATAACAAACTATTTAAGGTTGTTAAAATTAGACCCCATCATTCAAACAGGTATGAGAGATGGTTTTATTTCTATGGGGCATGGGCGCGCGTTAATTTCTGTTGAAGACCATAAAGTGCAGCTAGAAATTTATGAAAAAGTGCTTCAAAATGAACTTTCTGTAAGGGCTACCGAAACTTTAATTAGAAATTACAACACTTCTAAAGAAGTAAAAATACCTTCAAAAAACAACCAAGAAGAAACTCCAAATTACATAAAAAAAGGCATTGGAGTGTTTTCAGAATACTTTGGGCACAAAATTGACGTTAAAGTTTCTAAAAATGGTAAAGGAAAAATAACTATTCCTTTTCATTCAGAAGAAGACTTTAATCGTATTAAAAAATTAATTCAGGGTGCTAAATAA
- a CDS encoding DUF5683 domain-containing protein translates to MLNKSVIVSVLAFLFCFSLVAQEKEEKTKKKRISKEIVVDSVIKREPINPLSPAKAAFYSAILPGLGQAYNKRYWKIPIVYGALGTGIYFYVNNNKEYNRYRDAYKRRLAGYTDDEFYFDSSGNQLSTPRVSTDGLEDAQDFYSRNKEISLLVTIGIYALNIIDANVDAHLLQYNVDENLSLAPHYEFNEFDATSNLGLTLNFKF, encoded by the coding sequence GTGCTAAATAAATCCGTTATAGTAAGTGTACTTGCCTTTTTGTTTTGTTTTTCATTAGTAGCTCAAGAAAAAGAGGAGAAAACAAAGAAAAAGAGAATATCAAAAGAAATTGTTGTAGACTCTGTAATAAAAAGAGAACCTATAAACCCTTTATCTCCAGCTAAAGCTGCTTTTTATTCTGCCATCCTACCTGGTTTAGGACAAGCATACAATAAAAGATACTGGAAAATACCCATTGTTTATGGGGCTTTAGGAACCGGTATTTACTTTTATGTAAACAATAACAAAGAGTATAATAGATATAGAGATGCATACAAAAGAAGGCTTGCAGGCTATACAGATGATGAATTTTACTTTGACTCTAGCGGTAACCAACTTTCTACCCCAAGAGTTAGTACAGATGGTTTAGAAGATGCACAAGATTTTTATAGCCGAAACAAGGAAATATCACTATTGGTAACCATAGGCATTTATGCTCTTAATATTATTGATGCCAATGTTGATGCACACCTTTTGCAATATAATGTTGACGAAAACTTATCTTTGGCTCCGCATTATGAATTTAACGAATTTGATGCTACAAGTAATTTAGGATTAACTTTAAATTTTAAATTTTAA
- the dapB gene encoding 4-hydroxy-tetrahydrodipicolinate reductase, with protein MKIALLGYGRMGQTIEKIAISRGHDVVLKIDKDDKDYDITKADVAIDFSLPSAAYGNITNCINNNVPVVSGTTGWLDDYEKAVALCKEKKGAFIYASNYSLGVNIFFELNKTLAKMMSNLSQYNVTMEEIHHTKKLDAPSGTAITLAEGVIENNANYDAWELNETNNKRSIPIVAKRIEDVLGTHSVNYKSEVDTINIEHIAHNRQGFALGAVVAAEWLVGKTGVFSMNDVLNIG; from the coding sequence ATGAAAATTGCTTTACTAGGATACGGACGTATGGGACAAACCATTGAGAAAATAGCAATTAGCCGCGGACATGATGTTGTTTTAAAAATTGATAAAGACGATAAAGATTACGATATAACCAAAGCAGATGTAGCCATAGATTTTAGCCTACCATCTGCAGCGTATGGAAATATTACCAATTGTATTAATAATAATGTACCCGTTGTTTCTGGCACTACCGGTTGGTTAGATGATTACGAAAAAGCCGTAGCTCTTTGTAAAGAAAAAAAGGGTGCTTTTATTTATGCATCTAACTATAGTTTAGGGGTTAACATCTTTTTTGAACTTAATAAAACTTTAGCCAAAATGATGAGTAACTTAAGCCAGTACAATGTTACTATGGAAGAAATTCATCATACAAAAAAGTTAGATGCCCCAAGTGGCACGGCTATTACTTTGGCTGAAGGTGTTATTGAAAACAATGCCAATTATGATGCTTGGGAGTTAAATGAAACCAATAACAAAAGATCTATCCCTATTGTAGCTAAACGCATTGAAGATGTACTAGGAACGCATTCTGTTAATTATAAAAGTGAAGTAGATACCATTAACATAGAACACATTGCCCACAATAGGCAAGGGTTTGCTCTTGGTGCTGTAGTAGCGGCTGAATGGCTTGTTGGAAAAACAGGGGTATTTTCTATGAACGACGTGTTAAATATTGGTTAA
- the lepB gene encoding signal peptidase I, whose amino-acid sequence MTLIQWFIFILIIQVIHGLGTWKLYIKAGRQAWEAFIPIYNAVVLMKIINRPWWWVILLFLPIVNLIMLAIVWVETARSFGKNKMADTFLAVITLGFYNFYLNYVADVQYVENRDLNPKSASGEWTSSILFAIVAATIVHTYFMQPFTIPSSSLEKSLLVGDFLFVSKFHYGARIPMTTVAAPMVHDTIPIIKKKSYLFDDHKGSDSWKNKLQLPYLRIPGFQNIKRNDIVVFNQPADTLLDMNNFHPDRNYYKPIDKKTNLVKRCVGLPGDSLEIRDGFVYINGKKNELPDRAHLQFSYYVQPKTNQFNPEFLKKRYDITDGFGIVNDQNTYYFSAISDEALAKFKNHPNVASITPNKQEKGVRDPNVFPHDPNYNWNVDFFGPLYIPEKGKTIDINVDVLPLYKRVITEYEGNTLQVKGNQILINGEVTDKYTFKQNYYWMMGDNRHNSIDARAWGFVPFDHVVGKPVFIWMSWDGIKNPRWERFFTTVGGSGKATSYFIPFIIILFGFIGFNKWRKRKKSNG is encoded by the coding sequence ATGACATTAATCCAATGGTTTATATTCATACTAATTATACAAGTGATTCACGGATTAGGCACTTGGAAGTTATACATTAAAGCCGGAAGACAAGCTTGGGAAGCGTTTATTCCTATTTATAACGCTGTGGTTTTAATGAAAATTATCAATAGACCTTGGTGGTGGGTTATTTTATTATTCCTTCCTATAGTAAACCTTATCATGTTGGCTATTGTATGGGTGGAAACTGCCAGAAGTTTTGGTAAAAACAAAATGGCAGACACGTTTTTAGCTGTAATAACCCTTGGGTTTTATAATTTCTATCTAAATTATGTTGCCGATGTACAGTATGTTGAAAACAGAGATTTAAATCCAAAATCCGCTTCTGGAGAATGGACAAGTTCTATATTGTTTGCTATTGTTGCTGCAACAATAGTACATACCTATTTTATGCAGCCTTTTACCATTCCGTCATCTTCTTTAGAAAAATCACTCTTAGTAGGCGACTTTTTATTTGTAAGTAAATTTCATTATGGTGCCAGAATACCCATGACAACAGTTGCTGCACCTATGGTACATGACACTATTCCTATAATTAAAAAGAAATCTTATTTATTTGATGATCATAAAGGAAGTGATTCTTGGAAAAACAAATTGCAATTACCTTATTTAAGGATTCCTGGGTTTCAAAACATTAAAAGAAATGACATTGTAGTTTTTAACCAACCAGCAGATACCCTGTTGGATATGAATAATTTTCATCCAGACAGAAACTACTACAAACCCATTGATAAAAAAACCAACTTAGTAAAACGCTGTGTTGGTCTGCCTGGTGATTCTTTAGAAATTCGTGATGGTTTTGTTTATATAAACGGAAAGAAAAATGAATTACCAGATAGAGCACATTTACAATTTAGTTATTATGTGCAACCAAAAACCAATCAATTTAATCCAGAATTTTTAAAAAAGAGATATGATATTACTGATGGTTTTGGTATTGTAAATGATCAAAACACTTATTATTTCTCTGCTATTTCAGATGAAGCTTTAGCTAAATTTAAAAATCACCCTAATGTTGCTAGTATTACCCCTAATAAACAAGAGAAAGGGGTGAGAGACCCAAATGTATTTCCGCATGATCCTAATTATAATTGGAATGTAGATTTCTTTGGACCACTTTATATTCCTGAAAAAGGAAAAACTATAGATATTAATGTTGATGTTTTACCATTATACAAACGCGTAATTACTGAATACGAAGGCAATACACTACAAGTTAAAGGAAATCAAATTTTAATAAATGGAGAAGTAACCGATAAATACACCTTTAAACAAAACTACTACTGGATGATGGGTGATAATAGGCACAACTCTATAGATGCACGCGCTTGGGGATTTGTACCGTTTGATCATGTTGTTGGCAAACCTGTGTTTATTTGGATGAGTTGGGATGGCATTAAAAATCCGCGTTGGGAACGTTTCTTTACAACCGTTGGTGGTAGCGGAAAAGCTACGTCATACTTTATTCCGTTTATTATTATTTTATTTGGTTTTATAGGTTTTAATAAGTGGCGTAAACGTAAAAAGTCTAATGGTTAA
- a CDS encoding WbqC family protein, producing the protein MNIIIHPTYFPNIAHFVGMVKAKEVIFEVEDNFVKQTYRNRTNIYAANGKLVLNIPVIHSQKNRQKYKDVKIFNAEKWQLNHWKSLLSAYRTSPYFEYYEDELHPLFQKKADYILDFNLKCFEVICNCLQLELNVSKSRSFEKNVEDKVDLRFLVNAKKEQPQNFEKYTQVFCNKHGYIGNLSILDLLFNEGPNTLNYLESQTLTMP; encoded by the coding sequence ATGAACATTATAATCCACCCAACGTATTTCCCTAATATTGCTCATTTTGTTGGTATGGTTAAGGCTAAAGAGGTTATATTTGAGGTAGAAGATAACTTTGTAAAACAAACCTACAGAAACAGAACTAATATTTACGCTGCTAATGGTAAATTGGTATTAAATATACCTGTTATTCATTCGCAAAAAAATCGTCAAAAATACAAAGATGTAAAAATTTTTAATGCCGAAAAATGGCAATTAAATCATTGGAAATCTTTACTATCTGCTTATAGAACTTCTCCTTATTTTGAATATTATGAGGACGAATTACACCCTTTATTTCAAAAAAAAGCCGACTATATTTTAGACTTCAACCTAAAATGTTTTGAAGTTATTTGTAATTGTTTACAACTAGAGTTAAACGTTTCAAAATCAAGAAGCTTTGAAAAAAATGTAGAAGACAAAGTAGATTTAAGATTTTTAGTAAATGCTAAAAAAGAACAGCCTCAAAATTTTGAAAAATACACTCAGGTTTTTTGTAACAAACACGGTTATATTGGCAACTTAAGCATTTTAGATTTACTATTTAACGAAGGCCCAAATACCTTAAATTATTTAGAGTCTCAAACCCTAACAATGCCATAA
- a CDS encoding DUF6122 family protein: MLQNIAHYGCHFLMPLLVAFIWFRANWKMAYLIMIAGMLIDLDHLLATPVFDPNRCSIGFHPLHSSFAILFYLFLLIPKKSRLVALGLVIHIIADVVDCSFMQ; the protein is encoded by the coding sequence ATGCTTCAAAATATAGCTCATTACGGGTGTCACTTTTTAATGCCTTTACTAGTTGCTTTTATTTGGTTTAGAGCCAACTGGAAAATGGCTTATTTAATAATGATTGCAGGCATGTTAATAGACCTAGATCATTTATTAGCAACTCCTGTTTTTGACCCAAACAGATGTAGTATTGGTTTTCATCCGTTGCACTCTTCTTTTGCAATTTTATTTTATTTGTTCCTTTTAATTCCTAAAAAATCTAGGTTAGTTGCTTTAGGGTTGGTTATTCATATTATTGCTGATGTTGTAGATTGTTCTTTTATGCAATAA
- a CDS encoding endonuclease/exonuclease/phosphatase family protein — translation MKKLSFINKIIYFINSVVAVLLLLSYVLPYLPPKTFAVLSVLNLGVSFLIIVNILFVLYWLIKLKRQFIVSFLILLIGYASFGSLYKFSSSKTVENDGNFKVMNYNVRLFNLYNWIKEDAVETKIVDFIKTEAPEILSIQEYHPHKNIDLSFFRYKFEKLSGKKTKYGQAIFSQFPIINSGSIEFPNTGNNAIYADVVKGADTMRIYNIHLESMRINADVESLKHEDSERLFKRIGSTFKMQQFQAELFLMHKKQCKYKMVICGDFNNTAFSYVYRKIKGDLQDAFKEAGSGFGRTHDFKFFPVRIDFIFADEAFNVNGFKSFSEHYSDHFPIMTTLSLNE, via the coding sequence ATGAAAAAATTAAGCTTCATAAATAAAATTATCTACTTCATCAATAGTGTTGTTGCGGTTTTATTGCTTTTATCTTATGTGCTCCCGTATTTACCTCCTAAAACATTTGCTGTATTATCTGTATTAAATTTAGGGGTGTCTTTTTTAATAATTGTCAATATTCTATTTGTGTTATATTGGTTAATTAAACTTAAAAGGCAGTTTATAGTATCGTTTTTAATTCTGCTTATTGGCTATGCCTCATTTGGTTCATTATATAAGTTTTCATCATCTAAAACAGTTGAAAATGATGGTAATTTTAAGGTAATGAATTACAATGTGCGTTTATTTAATTTGTATAATTGGATTAAAGAAGATGCTGTTGAAACAAAAATTGTAGATTTTATAAAAACCGAAGCTCCCGAAATACTAAGCATTCAAGAGTATCATCCTCATAAAAATATTGATTTATCTTTTTTTAGATACAAATTTGAAAAGCTTTCTGGAAAGAAAACTAAGTACGGACAAGCTATTTTTTCACAATTTCCAATAATAAATTCAGGATCTATAGAATTTCCAAACACAGGAAATAATGCCATATATGCCGATGTTGTAAAAGGTGCAGATACCATGCGTATTTATAACATTCATTTAGAGTCTATGCGTATTAATGCCGATGTTGAAAGTCTTAAACACGAAGATTCTGAAAGGTTATTTAAAAGAATAGGGTCAACTTTTAAAATGCAGCAATTTCAAGCAGAACTTTTTTTAATGCACAAAAAACAGTGTAAATACAAAATGGTTATTTGTGGCGATTTTAATAACACTGCATTTTCATATGTATACCGAAAAATAAAAGGAGATTTACAAGATGCTTTTAAAGAAGCTGGTAGCGGTTTTGGGCGTACACACGATTTTAAATTTTTCCCGGTTAGAATAGATTTTATTTTTGCAGATGAAGCTTTTAATGTAAATGGTTTTAAATCTTTTAGCGAACATTATTCAGACCACTTTCCAATTATGACAACGTTGAGTTTAAATGAATAA